A portion of the Mytilus galloprovincialis chromosome 12, xbMytGall1.hap1.1, whole genome shotgun sequence genome contains these proteins:
- the LOC143054029 gene encoding enoyl-CoA hydratase domain-containing protein 3, mitochondrial-like, translating into MGRIFVNFGFATFSILRRSFSLSSSCLQCSNQPLTICTESNGIRKICLNDPKKRNALSLSMLKRLQDDLTRDIDNLRAIIITAPGKVFCAGHDLKELRSEDGRQHHIEVFQSCSEMMNTIQDLPVPVIAEVSGLATAAGCQLVATCDIAVASEKSQYATPGVNVGLFCSTPAVAVGRAVPRKVAMEMLFTGHPISAQDALLHGLVSKVVPEDKLEEETMKIAERICESSRSVIALGKATFYAQMNLERKEAYKLTSQVMVENLSISDGQEGIKSFIEKKKPVWSHNTNKVH; encoded by the exons ATGGGAAGAATTTTTGTGAACTTTGGCTTTGCAACTTTTAGT attCTAAGGAGGAGTTTCTCTTTATCATCTAGTTGTCTACAATGTTCAAACCAGCCACTGACAATCTGTACTGAGAGTAATGGCATcagaaaaatatgtttaaatgacCCAAAGAAAAG aaatgCTTTATCCTTGTCTATGTTGAAGAGATTACAAGATGACTTGACAAGAGACATTGATAACTTAAGAGCAATTATAATTACAGCTCCAGGGAAAGTCTTCTGTGCTGGTCATGATTTGAAAGAGCTG AGAAGTGAAGATGGACGACAGCATCATATTGAGGTATTCCAATCATGCTCAGAGATGATGAATACAATTCAG GATTTACCTGTTCCTGTAATAGCTGAAGTTTCAG GGCTAGCAACAGCAGCTGGATGTCAATTGGTTGCTACCTGTGATATAGCAGTAGCTTCAGAAAAGTCACAGTATGCAACTCCGGG AGTAAATGTTGGTTTATTTTGTTCTACACCTGCAGTAGCAGTTGGAAGGGCTGTACCAAGAAAGGTTGCTATGGAAATGTTATTTACTGGCCATCCTATATCAGCTCAAG atgCATTGTTGCATGGTCTAGTGAGTAAAGTTGTACCAGAAGATAAATTGGAAGAAGAG aCAATGAAGATAGCAGAAAGAATATGTGAGTCCAGTAGAAGTGTTATAGCCCTTGGTAAAGCTACATTTTATGCACAAATGAATTTAGAAAGAAAAGAAGCATACAA ACTGACTTCCCAAGTAATGGTGGAGAATTTATCTATCAGTGATGGACAGGAAGGAATTAAGTcatttattgaaaagaaaaagcCAGTCTGGTCTCACAATACAAACAAAGTACATTAA